A window of Tripterygium wilfordii isolate XIE 37 chromosome 7, ASM1340144v1, whole genome shotgun sequence contains these coding sequences:
- the LOC120001852 gene encoding auxin-binding protein ABP19a-like has translation MIHILFLIVLLSTSSTNAADFCVARLKGPVTPAGYACKTPAKVTANDFVFSGLGIAGNTTNLIKAAVSPAFVGQFPGVNGLGLSIARLDLAPGGVVPMHTHPGGSEILFVVQGSIVAGFISSSANTVYVKKLKKGDVMVFPQGLLHFQINAVGINSIAIVSFSSPDPGLQILDYALFANDLPSELVEKTTFLDVALVKKLKAVLGGTG, from the coding sequence ATGATTCACATCCTCTTCCTCATTGTTCTTCtctccacttcttccactaatgcAGCCGATTTCTGCGTTGCGAGGCTGAAAGGCCCTGTAACCCCGGCAGGGTACGCTTGCAAGACACCCGCCAAGGTCACAGCGAATGACTTTGTGTTTTCAGGGCTAGGCATTGCTGGTAACACCACAAACTTAATCAAAGCAGCTGTGTCACCAGCATTTGTGGGTCAATTCCCAGGCGTAAACGGGCTCGGATTATCCATTGCACGGCTAGACCTAGCCCCGGGCGGTGTTGTGCCCATGCACACACACCCTGGTGGGTCTGAAATCCTGTTCGTTGTGCAAGGTTCGATTGTGGCTGGATTCATTTCATCGTCCGCGAATACTGTCTATGTAAAGAAACTTAAAAAGGGTGATGTGATGGTATTTCCACAAGGGTTGTTGCATTTCCAAATTAATGCGGTTGGAATTAATTCTATTGCTATTGTTAGCTTTAGTAGTCCTGACCCTGGACTCCAAATCCTTGATTATGCTTTGTTTGCTAATGACTTGCCCTCTGAATTGGTGGAGAAGACCACTTTTCTTGATGTTGCCCTAGTTAAGAAACTCAAGGCCGTTCTTGGTGGTACCGGCTAA